From the Haladaptatus sp. DJG-WS-42 genome, the window TGAACACCGGGGCGGCGTAGGTGATGTTGCGCAGACGGGCTTCCTGTGGGTACAGGAGTTCCTCACTGCCGTCGGCTTCGCGTACACGCGGGGTGACCACGCGGACGTTGCCGAGCTCGACGTACACCGGCTCTTCGCCCTCTTTGTCGCCGATGTCCGTCTCGATGGTCGCCTTCTCGTCGACGACTTCCTGCATCCCGCGTTCTAAGAACGCGTTGAACGAGCGGAAGTGGTGTTCTGCGAGTCGTTCCCTCGAAAAGTACTGTCTTGAAATTGCGCGTCTATCGTCCGTATTCATTATTCCACCACAAGGCGGTATACGACCGCCGTCTCAGTTGTTCGGGAGTTTCGCACGATTTTGATGACGTCACCCACTTCCGCCTCGTCCGGGAGTGCGGGGTCGGTGCGTTTGATTTTTGGAAGGTCGGTGCGTTTGATGTCGTATTCTTCCAGAACCTCCTCGACTGACTCGTCGTCAAGCACGAGATGGTCCGGGACAAGTTTGTGTTGGCTTACGTCTACCATGTTTGCCTCTGGCCAGTGGGAGAAGCGGCTCTCACGAGATACTACAGGCCAGTACTGTCGCGTTCCATTTAAGGGTTGTTAACCTCGTCTACGGGCGTGCACGCGTGCCACGCCCGCGAGGAGTGCGAGCCATACGGTACCACCCGCCGTCGTCCACCGATTTGAAAAGCCTTAAGCCTAACACCCCGTTACGATTAGTTGCGTCACCCGCCCGGGTGGTGTAGTGGCCTATCATACAACCCTGTCACGGTTGTGACCCGGGTTCAAATCCCGGCTCGGGCGTTTTCTACAGAACCCAACCGTCGAGCAGCGCGGCTTGTCGCGCTGCAACCAGCTGGGTTCTGGTGTAACGACCACTGAGGGATTTGAAGCAGGGAGCGAGAGGTGAGCGAAGGGAACGGGAGCGACCGTGGTTCAAACTCCGATGCGGCGAAGCCGCATCGTGGCTCGCAAATCCGAAGGATTTGCTCACTCCCGGCTCGGGCGCTTTTTCCAAGGAACTACCCGACGAGCACTGCGGAGCGTGTGCTCGTACTCTCGTGAGTAGTAAACCGACCACAGAGGGATTTGAACGTTCGAGCGAACGGCGTGAGCGAGAGAAGTTCAAATCCAGATACTGTTCTGGTACGGCTCGGGCGCTATTTCCAAACTTCAACTACCGAGCAGCGCGTCGTGTGTGTTCAACACCTCCCGACTGACCATCATCCCAAGCTAGTAAGCCTTAAGACCCACACCCCGTTACGGGTAATTGCGTCACCCGCCCGGGTGGTGTAGTGGCCTATCATACAACCCTGTCACGGTTGTGACCCGGGTTCAAATCCCGGCTCGGGCGTTTTCTACAGAACCCAACCGTCGAGCAGCGCGGCTTGTCGCGCTGCAACCAGCTGGGTTCTGGTGAAACGACAACAAGGGATTTGAAACAGGGAGCGGGAGGTGAGCGAAGCGAACGCCTTCAGACCGCATTGCGATCTGACGAGCCACGAAACTCGCAGCGTTATTTTCGGACGGGAGCGACTGTGGTTCAAACTCCGATGCGGCTTTTGCCGCATCGTGGTTCGCGAATCCCCCGGATTCGCGCACTCCCGGCGAACGAGTTTGCCGACCTTCGTGGAAACTTCGTTTCCACTCAGTCCCGGCTCGGGCGCTTTTTCCAAGGAACAACATGGCGAGTGAGGCGTCTGGCTGTCGAACCTGCTGACCTGACCAGTTCTCGGGAGCATCGGCGGTGACTCTCGCAACAGGTTGTCAGTTCATTCAGTTTCGTGTCATACCACCTCTATTAGCTCGGGAACTCTCGAACACCACCACGAATCGACGCGATTCACGCTTGCGGGCGCGCATCGAACTCTCTCACGAATCGCCACAGATTCGCCGGATATTATCTAATTCAGACATTGTGTTTGATTAGTTCCACTTCTTTCAATGCCTTAGTAAACGGCTTGGATATTCATGCCAAGGGGATATGCCCGCTCGCAAGAATCCAGTATATGGTGCGGTCGAGCCATGCCCGGACTCGATACGTGCCTCTGACAACTTTCGACCAGCCCACACCTGCCCGGTTGTGGCTGGCCATCTCTCTTTCAGTGGCTGTTCACCCGAGGAGTCTCACCGCCATGGGGGGTTTCCCGGAGCCGAATCTGCACCGCGTGCGTGCGCTCTGTGACATCATCTATGACGAGCGCTTCGCCCGGTGCGGTCGGCATCCGACTGGCGAACGAACCGTCGAGATATGTCGGGCGTGCGGCAGCAAGCGCCGCCCGGTCTGCTTCATTCGTCACCCGATGTACCACCAGTACGTCTGCTTGCGAGTGGGCAACCGGCGGGAGTGCGCCCGGGCGCTGGGTCGCCGCGATGAGACTCACGCCGGGTTGTCGCCCGCGCGTCAGCAGCGTGCGAAGTGACGACCCGGCCACGCCGTCAAAAAACACGTGCGCTTCGTCTACGAGCAGCCACGGGAGTCGCTCGATTGTTCCATCGAGGCGCGCACGATAGAGCGCCGCTGCAACCGCTCGACACACCGCGTTCATTGGCGCGTCGGCCAGCCCGGAACAGTCGAGGATAGTCACGCCGTCAGAACACAGCTGCGCTGCGGTGAGGCCATCACCACTGAAAACGCCCCACTCGCGTGCGAGTGCGAGGTGATTGCTCCCCGCCCGTCGCGTCGCGTCATCCACGACCGCTGTTTCGATGAACGCTGCCATCGCGTCGAGACTCGCTGTCGCGCTTGCGGCCTGCCAGAGCAGACTTCCGACGGCTCCAGCCGGGTCGAGACCGAACAGTTCACACCACGACTGCGGAGCGAGTACATCCGCGGAAATCGTCGGGGTGGATTCGACTGTGGCCGCGATGTTTGCGTCCTCCGCGGCCAGCGTGGTGAACGCGCCCATCGGGTCGATGATGACCGGTGCAATGCCCTCACACTGTGCCAACTCCTCTGCGAGGACCCCAAGGGTGTAGGACTTTCCCGACCCGCGTTTGCCGACGACGAGCGCGGCGTGCGGTCGGTTTACATCGAGACCAACCGCCCCACCACAGCTCCCGTCGCACGCCCGAAAGTGTCCCAGGTTCGCAACCGGCCCGTCGTTGTCTCGCTGTCCGAGCACGTCCATGCGCCCTCTCCCCGCGGCTTCGCATTTGAACCCTTGGCCGAGCGTTTATCAGTGAAGCCGGAACCAGCACGGGATATGTCCGCACTCGCCCGACTGTTCGCAGACGACCGCGCCATCGAAGGCCTCCCGATTCGCCTCGTCATCGCCCTCGTCGTTGGCGTGGCGAGCCTCAGCGTGATGATGAACATGCTCTCTGGGGTGCAGGGACTCGCCGTCTCGGAACTCGACGTGCGCCCTCAACCGGAGGTCGTGAGTCCAGGCTCCCAAGATATAACACTCGACGTGGTCGATGCAGACGGCACCACCGTCTCGAACGCGACCGTGGTCGTCCGCAGCGCCACCGCTTCCATCGACGGCGTCAAAACGGTGCGCACAGACGCTTCCGGACAAGCAACCATCTCACTCAACCCGCAACTCGGGGCCAATCGAGACACTGGCACACTCACACTTTCGGTCAAACCGCCCGCTGGCAGTTCGTTCGTCGACCGCAGAGAAAATACCGTGATTCTGGTGGTGCGCGACTAGCGCTAGTCCCAGTCAATCCACTCGTGTTCCCAGCCGTGGCGTGACTCTGACTCGCGCACCATGTGCTCGTAGTCTTCGCGCGTGGTGCGATTTCGTTCGAGCGTACCCGCCTGCTCACCATCAACCAACAACGGTCGGAACAGGACAGTTCCACAGCGTTCGACCACCTCACTGGCTTCGAAGGCAACCAATGTTTGCTCTCCCACACCGAGTGGCATCACGAGCCGTCCGCCGGGGGCAAGTTGGTCACGCAGTGCTCGCGGAGGTCGAACGGCCGCGGCTTCGACCAGAATCTTGTCGTAGGGGGCGTACGCCGGGAGGCCGTGTGCGCCGTCGCCTTGGTCTACGTAGACAGTTTCGTAGCCCGCTTCCGCGAGACACCCGCGTGCGTCGTAGACGAGTTGTCGTGAGATGTCCACCGCGTGGACGTTTTCGGGACCGACGATTTCTGCGAGCACGGCCGCCGTGTAGCCGATTCCGGCACCCACGATGAGCACTGTGTCGTCTTTCTGTGGGCAGAGCGCCTCGATAAGTCGGCCAACGGTGCTCGGTGCGAGAATGGTCGTTCCGCGGTGGTCGAACGCTTGGTCTATGTATGCACCGCGTGCGTCATCGA encodes:
- a CDS encoding DNA-directed RNA polymerase subunit H, whose amino-acid sequence is MVDVSQHKLVPDHLVLDDESVEEVLEEYDIKRTDLPKIKRTDPALPDEAEVGDVIKIVRNSRTTETAVVYRLVVE
- a CDS encoding DUF87 domain-containing protein, with the translated sequence MDVLGQRDNDGPVANLGHFRACDGSCGGAVGLDVNRPHAALVVGKRGSGKSYTLGVLAEELAQCEGIAPVIIDPMGAFTTLAAEDANIAATVESTPTISADVLAPQSWCELFGLDPAGAVGSLLWQAASATASLDAMAAFIETAVVDDATRRAGSNHLALAREWGVFSGDGLTAAQLCSDGVTILDCSGLADAPMNAVCRAVAAALYRARLDGTIERLPWLLVDEAHVFFDGVAGSSLRTLLTRGRQPGVSLIAATQRPGALPPVAHSQADVLVVHRVTNEADRAALAAARPTYLDGSFASRMPTAPGEALVIDDVTERTHAVQIRLRETPHGGETPRVNSH
- a CDS encoding carboxypeptidase regulatory-like domain-containing protein; the protein is MSALARLFADDRAIEGLPIRLVIALVVGVASLSVMMNMLSGVQGLAVSELDVRPQPEVVSPGSQDITLDVVDADGTTVSNATVVVRSATASIDGVKTVRTDASGQATISLNPQLGANRDTGTLTLSVKPPAGSSFVDRRENTVILVVRD
- a CDS encoding protein-L-isoaspartate O-methyltransferase, translating into MDLAVLRDDMVASLEHESKRCVESEAVSIAMRTVPRHCFIDDARGAYIDQAFDHRGTTILAPSTVGRLIEALCPQKDDTVLIVGAGIGYTAAVLAEIVGPENVHAVDISRQLVYDARGCLAEAGYETVYVDQGDGAHGLPAYAPYDKILVEAAAVRPPRALRDQLAPGGRLVMPLGVGEQTLVAFEASEVVERCGTVLFRPLLVDGEQAGTLERNRTTREDYEHMVRESESRHGWEHEWIDWD